Proteins encoded together in one Microplitis mediator isolate UGA2020A chromosome 7, iyMicMedi2.1, whole genome shotgun sequence window:
- the LOC130672139 gene encoding SPRY domain-containing SOCS box protein 3-like isoform X1 — MFEWTWDERFKSRKSLLSKNNLEVKFHPGYSDGTAAVRGNKVLTKERHHYWEVKMVSQIYGTDVMIGVGTAKVNIDERDKFFSLLGQDRESWGLSYKGNIHHAGEIKEYSPPFEQGSIVGAHLDTWKGTLQFFINRKPLGIAFTGLRGIELYPIISSTAANSCMRITKSCSVPASLQMDCLGMLKPLHRSYLSAAFPGLRYLTDGVFAEILRLKQDTDNEDEDFEYEFPEEYMILDDFDFALVGFGRRKKRKIDDLSKFKSIELM, encoded by the exons A TGTTCGAGTGGACGTGGGACGAAAGATTTAAATCAAGAAAGTCTTTATTATCTAAAAACAATTTAGAAGTGAAGTTTCATCCAGGTTATAGCGATGGAACAGCTGCTGTCAGGGGTAATAAAGTATTAACGAAAGAAAGACATCACTACTGGGAAGTAAAAATGGTGTCCCAAATATATGGAACGGATGTG ATGATTGGTGTAGGTACTGCCAAAGTTAACATCGATGAGagagataaatttttctcattattGGGACAAGATCGAGAATCATGGGGACTGTCATACAAAGGTAACATACATCATGCTGGCGAAATTAAAGAATATTCACCGCCTTTCGAGCAAGGAAGTATCGTCGGGGCTCATCTAGATACTTGGAAAGGAACTCtacaatttttcataaatcggAAACCTCTTGGAATTGCATTTACTGGCTTACGTGGAATCGAATTATACCCTATAATTTCATCAACAGCAGCCAATAGTTGTATGCGGATTACAAAAAGTTGTTCAGTTCCTGCATCTTTACAGATGGATTGTCTTGGAATGTTAAAACCTTTGCATAGATCATATCTATCGGCAGCCTTTCCGGGTCTTCGTTATTTAACTGACGGTGTATTTGCTGAAATTTTGCGACTCAAACAAG atactGATAATGAGGATGAAGATTTTGAGTATGAATTCCCTGAAGAGTACATGATTTTAGATGATTTTGATTTTGCATTAGTTGGATTTgggagaagaaaaaaaagaaaaatagatGATTTGTCGAAGTTTAAAAGTATCGAGTTAATGTGA
- the LOC130672139 gene encoding SPRY domain-containing SOCS box protein 3-like isoform X2, with protein MFEWTWDERFKSRKSLLSKNNLEVKFHPGYSDGTAAVRGNKVLTKERHHYWEVKMVSQIYGTDVMIGVGTAKVNIDERDKFFSLLGQDRESWGLSYKGNIHHAGEIKEYSPPFEQGSIVGAHLDTWKGTLQFFINRKPLGIAFTGLRGIELYPIISSTAANSCMRITKSCSVPASLQMDCLGMLKPLHRSYLSAAFPGLRYLTDGVFAEILRLKQAFTVRISINILIRWHFSM; from the exons A TGTTCGAGTGGACGTGGGACGAAAGATTTAAATCAAGAAAGTCTTTATTATCTAAAAACAATTTAGAAGTGAAGTTTCATCCAGGTTATAGCGATGGAACAGCTGCTGTCAGGGGTAATAAAGTATTAACGAAAGAAAGACATCACTACTGGGAAGTAAAAATGGTGTCCCAAATATATGGAACGGATGTG ATGATTGGTGTAGGTACTGCCAAAGTTAACATCGATGAGagagataaatttttctcattattGGGACAAGATCGAGAATCATGGGGACTGTCATACAAAGGTAACATACATCATGCTGGCGAAATTAAAGAATATTCACCGCCTTTCGAGCAAGGAAGTATCGTCGGGGCTCATCTAGATACTTGGAAAGGAACTCtacaatttttcataaatcggAAACCTCTTGGAATTGCATTTACTGGCTTACGTGGAATCGAATTATACCCTATAATTTCATCAACAGCAGCCAATAGTTGTATGCGGATTACAAAAAGTTGTTCAGTTCCTGCATCTTTACAGATGGATTGTCTTGGAATGTTAAAACCTTTGCATAGATCATATCTATCGGCAGCCTTTCCGGGTCTTCGTTATTTAACTGACGGTGTATTTGCTGAAATTTTGCGACTCAAACAAG CATTTACCGTtagaatatcaataaatattcttaTTCGCTGGCACTTttctatgtaa
- the LOC130671783 gene encoding small ubiquitin-related modifier-like, whose protein sequence is MSDNQEQKPDAGPGDANSEYIKLKVVGNDSNEIHFRVKMTTQMGKLKKSYSDRVGVPMTSLRFLFDGKRINDDETPKQLEMENDDVIEVYQEQTGGHF, encoded by the exons atgtcGGATAATcag GAACAAAAACCAGACGCCGGTCCAGGTGATGCGAATTCAGAATACATCAAACTCAAAGTTGTCGGAAAT gaCAGTAACGAAATTCACTTCAGGGTAAAAATGACTACTCAAATGggcaagttaaaaaaatcttacaGTGACAGAGTT GGAGTTCCGATGACATCGCTCAGGTTTTTGTTTGATGGAAAACGAATCAACGATGATGAGACACCAAAACAG CTCGAGATGGAGAACGATGATGTTATCGAAGTATATCAAGAGCAAACTGGTGGTCACTTTTAA
- the LOC130671386 gene encoding calpain-7-like: protein MDQNLEDVKKAAFKAIQYDNEKQYQKALCWYEVAVRLLNKLNSHTSFSPKLSEYQERIKVLKTIVNDGEKNESESEAGSQKVKSLLKEAMDADEEGWKNIAVLLYVDAAQLGLDIKKQIEDENTKEKLTDLAQRAIVRAEELEGIVRKEPFNPLALLQNLPPVPETIPTSPTTSTHTSPNFGNTSPERPQKPPFHRGSSAHLRITGGSGNYTEEEKKVLLTTSHINDNEFVPFMTVDLSEKFKSHTLFVDKDGLLELAPKQKKDFARWARPNNIFADPKMLMNNHVDYFSIKQTVVSDCSFVASLAVSAQYEKRFGNRLITSIIYPQNSNKVPLFNPFGKYMVKLHINGIPRKVVIDDLLPVGNNNQLLCSYSSNRGELWISLLEKAYMKVMGGYDFPGSNSNIDLHALTGWIPERCAIRLNEPDFNIDGLFKILLERLHTGNVLATVATAELSDAVSDKTGLVPTHAYAVLDVRLIDGKKLLQLKNPWSHLRWRGNFSERDAEHWTPQLRRALNYDPESASQYDNGIFWIDYSSICRFFDVFYLNWNPGLFKYTYCIHQMWNAGIGPIKDVYNIGDNPQFSLEVQPKVSGAIWILLTRHITDIADFRQNQEYITVLVYKNNGKRVYYPHDPPPYIDGVRINSPHYLSKIKLNPESESKYTLVISQYEKMNTIYYTLRAYGTCPFSLKKMSEPYKFEKEIKDGQWKDMTAGGCGNHPATYQNNPRYQLTLESDHNNNYLLIILKGPKQYQIGFEIISVNHSETSSTFQSKTSGPFRSGFVSLELEDVPAGTYDIIPSTFLPSQEGPFFLTFKSSCEFQILKIR from the exons ATGGATCAAAATCTTGAAGATGTTAAAAAAGCTGCATTCAAAGCAATACAATATGATAATGAAAAACAATACCAAAAAGCTTTGTGCTGGTATGAGGTTGCTGTTAGACTcctcaataaattaaattctcatacTTCTTTTTCGCCAAAGCTTAGTGAATACCAGGAaagaataaaagttttaaaaacaatcg TCAACGATGGCGAAAAAAACGAGTCGGAATCAGAAGCAGGATCACAAAAAGTTAAATCTCTTCTCAAAGAAGCTATGGATGCCGATGAAGAAGGATGGAAGAATATTGCAGTACTGCTTTATGTTGATGCAGCTCAACTGGGATTAGATATT aaaaaacagatCGAAGATGAAAATACCAAAGAAAAACTTACAGACTTGGCTCAACGAGCTATAGTAAGAGCTGAGGAGTTAGAGGGAATTGTCAGAAAGGAACCATTCAATCCTTTAGCTTTACTTCAAAATTTACCTCCAGTTCCCGAGACCATCCCAACTTCTCCAACAACTTCTACTCATACTTCTCCTAATTTTG GCAATACTTCGCCCGAGAGACCTCAGAAGCCTCCGTTCCACCGAGGAAGTAGTGCTCACCTTAGGATAACAGGTGGTAGTGGTAATTACACAGAAGAAGAGAAGAAAGTGTTGTTAACTACGTCCCACATAAATGATAACGAGTTCGTGCCGTTTATGACCGTTGATCtttccgaaaaatttaaatctcatACGTTGTTTGTTGATAAAGATGGTTTATTAGAGCTTGCGCCAAAGCAAAAAAAAGACTTTGCTCGCTGGGCACGaccgaataatatttttgcgGACCCAAAAATGTTGATGAACAACCATGTGGACTATTTCAGTATCAAACAAACTGTTGTTTCAGATTGTTCTTTTGTAGCATCTCTTGCCGTTAGTGCTCAGTATGAAAAAAGATTTGGTAATCGTCTTATTACATCGATTATTTACCCTCAGAATTCAAACAAAGTTCCTCTTTTCAATCCTTTTGGCAAATATATGGTGAAACTTCATATAAACGGAATACCGAGAAAAGTTGTAATTGATGATTTATTGCCAGTTGGCAACAACAATCAACTTTTGTGTTCATACTCAAGTAATCGTGGAGAACTCTGGATATCTTTGTTGGAAAAAGCATACATGAAAGTCATGGGTGGCTATGATTTTCCTGGGTCAAACAGCAATATTGATCTTCATGCTCTAACAGGATGGATACCAGAGAGATGTGCAATCAGGCTAAATGAGCCAGATTTTAATATTGATGGATTATTTAAGATTCTCCTAGAGCGACTTCATACTGGGAATGTTCTTGCGACTGTTGCTACTGCTGAGTTGTCTGATGCAGTTTCTGATAAAACGGGTTTAGTTCCTACACATGCTTATGCTGTTTTAGATGTTCGACTTATTGATGGCAAAAAGTTATTGCAGTTAAAAAATCCTTGGTCGCACTTGCGATGGCGGGGGAATTTTTCCGAACGCGATGCTGAACATTGGACACCTCAACTCAGGCGTGCTCTCAATTATGATCCAGAATCAGCATCTCAGTACGATAATGGAATTTTTTGGATTGATTACTCAAGCATCTGTCGTTTTTTCGATGTTTTTTACCTTAATTGGAATCCTGGACTTTTCAAATATACTTACTGTATTCATCAAATGTGGAATGCAGGTATCGGGCCTATTAAAGATGTTTATAATATTGGAGATAATCCTCAGTTTTCATTGGAAGTTCAACCAAAAGTCTCAGGAGCTATTTGGATATTGTTAACTAGACACATAACGGATATAGCAGATTTCCGACAGAACCAAGAATACATCACCGTATTAGTCTATAAGAATAATGGAAAAAGAGTTTATTATCCCCATGATCCTCCACCGTATATTGATGGTGTTAGAATAAACAGTCCTCATTATTTATCgaagattaaattaaatcctgAAAGTGAATCTAAGTACACTCTTGTTATTTCTCAATACGAGAAAATGAATACGATTTACTATACTTTAAGAGCCTATGGAACATGCCCGttttctctaaaaaaaatgtctgagCCTTATAAATTCGAGAAAGAG ATTAAAGATGGTCAGTGGAAAGATATGACTGCTGGAGGATGCGGTAATCATCCAGCTACTTATCAAAATAATCCACGTTATCAGCTTACTTTAGAAAGtgatcacaataataattatcttttaatAATCTTAAAAGGCCCAAAACAATATCAAATtggatttgaaataatatctGTAAATCATTCTGAAACGTCATCCACTTTTCAAAGCAAGACCTCAGGACCTTTTAG